TCTGTCACTCATTAAAAGAAAGCCGGATTGATAACCAATCCGGCCGGATAATTTTTCTTCTCATTCACTGCAAATATTTAGCATTTCATTTAATAAAAAACTTTGAAGCGTTCGGTATCGTCTATAAAGGTTTTCTCAGGGAAAGGTGCTTCATTGGAACCGAAGGGCATCATTGCGCGTAGTTTCCAACTATCGGGTATTTGCCATTCTTTGGCGGCAGCTGCATCTGGCAACGGGTTATAATGTTGCAGGCTGGCTCCGATTCCGGCATTGGCCAATGCTGTCCATACCGCAAACTGAGCTATACCGCTACCCTGGTCTGACCAAATGGGGAACTGCTCAGCATAACTCGGATATTGCTGTTGCAGGCCGGCAATGGTTTGCAGATCTTCGTAAAACAATATGGTACCAATACCTGCGGCAAAGCCATTGATTTTGGCTTCGGTAGGCGCAAATTTGTCGGCAGGTACGATGGCACGCAACTCATTCATAACGATATGCCAAAACTTTTCACTTTGCTGATTAAATAGAACCACAACGCGTGAACTTTGTGAATTAAAAGCAGATGGTGACAGCTTTACAGCTTGTTCTATCAGTGCTGTGATTTCTTCCTGCTCCTGAGTAATATTCTTGCCAAGTGCATACTGGGTACGACGTTTCTCAATGGCTTCAATCAATGCATTGCTCATTTTAGTTCCTTTATCATTCTGTAATTAAATTATGAATTGCGAAACAACATCTATTACCATGTTAACGGAAAAAAAACAGTATTCCCACCCCTCTCGGCGAATACAATTTAAATTTAAATGATGGTAAAAAATAATTTTATTACTTATAAAACAATAAATAGCATTTAAAAACAATATTAATATGCCTGGAAAACAGTGTTTTAAAGTGCTGGTTACTCAGCATTTCTTATCAGGAATTGATTTATTTATGCTGATTGGTGCAACTGAATGATATGAATAAACAAACTGTTTTTACATTATTTTTTTTATAGAAATATAATTTCATCCAATATAGGGCGATTATCGGATGAAACAGTCTGATTTAATAAAGCAGTAAATGGCGCAATACAGCAGTAATACCGACACTTAAAATAACGGTGGGCAATAGAGAAAATCGCCACGCCAGCAGTAGGGTGATGATTACTGCTAATAGATTGGCTGGCTGAGTTGTAGCAAAAGCCGGTGCAATCACCGCGATCAGTACACAGCCAGGAATGGATTCCAGTACGCGAGTGAGACGGGGACTCAGTTTTCGTCTACGTAGTAATAGATAGCCACTTATTCTTGTAATGTACGTTACTGCCGCCATGGCCAAAATGGTACATAAAGCCGATAAATCAATCATACGCCGCCATAATAAATGCCAGTGCCAGACCTGCCAGTGTACCCAGCAATACATACCAAGCACCTGGCAGCAAATTGTAAGTAACGATCGCTACTAACAAACTTACTACCCATGGGATAGCAGCTTTAATCCCTTTCCACATGCCCTTGATTAAAACCAGAAAGACGGCAACAAAGGCCATATCAAAACCATAATGGGAGACATCGCCAATAAGCGGTCCTATCAGAGCACCTAAGGTAGTGAAACCCACCCAGGACAGATACAGGCCAATACCACTAGCGAGAAAAAAGTAATAACTGAATGTCTGCGCAGGAGATTTTTTAATATCGGTAACTGTCAGTGCCCAGCTTTCATCACACATAAAAAAGAGGGAGGCTAGTACTTTACGTTTACTCAATGCGCTTAGGTACGGTGTAAGTGCTGCACTCATAAGAATATGACGGCTATTGACGAGTAAAGTCATCAGAGCAATGAGGAGCAGATGTGGCGGAGATGTCCATAAATTAACGGCAACGAATTCAGAACCACCAGCAAAGTTCAGAGCAGTAAGCAGAGATATTTCGCCTGTGCTCATGCCCTTCTGGATAGCCTGTGCGCCCAATACCATTGCGAATGGAATAAAGCTGAGCATAAGAGGCAGAGCGGTAATAAGCCCCCTTTTGATTTCCTGTGCTGGAGAGGGTACGCTAGCTGAAGACACTTATCAAAAATTCCGATTTAACACAATAAATTAGAGCCAGAATAAATTTTTCTTCACGCCAAAAACCGATTTCAGAACAGTAAATGGCATATCTTTACAGATAATAATGAAAGCAACATTATAATTGATAAATGTAAGCTTATTCAATAATAATCTAAGTAGATACAACAGTGAAATAATAAAAAATAGCTTGAATTGATTGAGTCTCAACAGCGCTGCCATGCCGGTGAAACAGGTATTAGGTTAGCCCAAGCTTCTTGCTCATGCGGCGAATAATTTTTAGTTTATTTTTTGAATGACTAATTAACTATTTTTATTATTTGGGTCAAAACAAAATATTTAGCACCAAGTCAGTAATGATACTGATATTAAACTATGATTTAGCTCTCGATTTGCCTTCATTCAAAACTAATACCCATAGCTTCTATTTGGCAAGTTTTAGCCGTTATTTAGCCTAAGAGACTGTTGCAGAATTAATTTCCACTTTATCGATTATCTGATATCGGAAAATCCGAGACAATATCATATAAATTAATAATTATTTTCAGCAATTGGAAAACAAATCTCTCTTAGATTGATTAGAGAGATTACATTTTTTCTCTACTGGATTTTTTAAAAGCAAGAGCTGTGTTTTATTTAAACGGACTAAATAGAATACAGTGAGTTAATGATTACAATATAAATAGCTGATTTTATATCAGGACTTTTTATCCAGTCTACCAGATAGACAGAATAAAGAAGTCCTGTTTTATACGTTAATTACTGATAAAAATGCACAATATCAATTAAATCTGAACGCGACATATCTCCGGGGTTGTTTCCTTGTTCTCCTTCAGGAATCGGAATGCCCATCTTTTTGAAATGCTCTACCCAGTAAACTGGAAATTCGCCGGTTTCCTTAGATTTGAAGGTCATGGCGCGCAATGGAAATACTTCTTTACCATGATTGGCTTCTTTGAAAATCTGGTAGATTAATTCGGAGCAGTAATATTGGTCGTTGTGAATATTAAAGGCATTATCGTATGGTTTACCCACTTTTTGTCTGGCCGATGTAATGGCAGCTGGTATCAAAGGCTGATATTGGGCTTTAAGGCGGCCAACCACAGCACGCGGTACACATTGTTGATTTTTCGGATGCAAATAGGTTTGCACTGGTGTAATTCTGACTTTAGGCGGAGTGGCCTCAATGATGCTAGTCTGACCGTTTTTTTTCTGCCAGACGATGCCAACATGGGTAAAGTTATAGCCATCAAGCCCACTGGTAGCCGCTTTGATTGCGCTGTTCATACCGCCATCGCATTCTTCTATAAATATTAGGTCGCCGTTTTGCAGATGAAAAGGTTTCTGTGCATAGGCATTCAGGCTGAACAACAGGAAAACTACAGCGGTAAACCATGTTCGGATAAGTTTTTTACTCATGTCTGCATTTTAGAATAATTGGTAAATAATGGTTAATGATACAGTATTTATTTAGCTCAGTAAGAATTTACATGCTGGATTGAAATAAATTAAGCTGTGTCAGTCAACGCTTTTGCCACGCTTGCGCTGAAAAATGCGGTAGCTGGCAGCAAAGGCGGCGATGGCGGCTCCAATCAGCGCACCTCCGATAAACATAGAAACCAGATCAACAGTTTTGCCTACGTCCAGACTGTCTAATACTTGTTTGGCACTCAGTTTCTGGCTAGCCGGACTACTCATACCTTCAATCATATGGCGGTTATTACATTTGGGCAGCAAAGCCTGCTGGTCAGCTAACTGTGGATAAGTTTGTCTCACTTCAGTTTCGCACTGCTGAATTTGTGCTGGTGTTACCAGATTAAACCAGCCCCCAATATAAAGACCACCAGCCAGCAGACAGGCACCTACTACGCCTACCAGTACAGCAGAACCTCGTTTTTGCTCAGCGGCTGTTGCAGTAGTGTTTTTTTTGGCAGATTGTTGTTCAGCTTGACGTTTGATTTGTCGGGTTTTATTACTCACTTGCGCTTATTCCATGGCGACCAATTTAAGTTTTTAATCCGGCTATAATCCAAGTGGCTGTATCGTGCAGCCAGTTTAGTTTCGGTTTGAATAGCAGGATTACCAAAGATTTTGAGGTTGAATCATACCTGAAGCTGCTTCAATTCGGTTAATTGTTGTAATGCTTCAGATAAATCAGACGGGTACTTATGCCACTATTGTCATCAGTGTTGCAGAAATTTCAGCTTAACACCGGCTTTGGTTTTAGCCAGCATTTCACTAACGTTCTCACCCAGATGTAATGCCAGCCCGATGGTAAGCATGTCGATAACCATTAGCTGCAACAGGCGTGAAATCATGGGAGTGTATTTTTCACTGTCTTCAGGAGTAACCACGCTTATAACGCAGTCGCAGACCTGCGCTACCGGTGAACCGGCACGGGTAAGGCCGATAATTCGGGCACCATTGCCTTTGGCAATTTTAATGGCGTCTAATAAATCACGTGAAGAACCGGAATGGGAAATCACCACCAGCACATCCTGCGGTGACAATACAGCTGCTGCCATCAGTTGTACATGACTGTCGGTATACGCCACGGTGGAAAGACCAAAGCGAAACAATTTGTGCTGTGCATCCATAGCCACGATACCGGAATTGCCAGCACCATAAAATTCGATGCGCCGTGCTGTAGCCATCATTCTGACAGCGGTATCCAGTTCGGAAGCGTTCAGAGATTTGCGGCTACCGAGTACAGTAGCGGCCGTATTGGCGATGACTTTGTTCAGCACATCCTGCATGGAATCAGTGCTGTTGAGTTCTTCATGCACATAAGGCATGCCTTCGTGGCCAATGCTAGCAGAGAGATTAAGCTTAAATTCGGGTAGACCGCTGTAACCCATGCTGCGGCAAAAACGGATGACGGTAGGCTGGCTGACACGTGCTTCTTTAGCAATATTAGCCACGGCTGCATGCACAAACCATTTGGTTTGTGCCAATACGCATTCGGCTACGCGTTTTTCAGCCGCTGATAACTCGGGCAGCTTTTGGCTGATTTTGGTTAACATACTACTCTCCTGTTTTGTGTCGCAACAAAACAGGAAAAGAATAATGTGTAATGATTACGTTCACAATAAATACCTGCTGATTTCTCTTGTATTACGCGTTTATCCTAACGATACGCTTAAACAATTGCAATATCTGCACTGCAATTTAGCATTCTGGCAACGACAGGTAAATCAGAACCGATTTATTGTGATTAATGACTTTATGGAAATTTTAAGCTACTGGTATGGCTTGTCTTTGCTTTTCAGCAGCGGAACTGACCCAATGCGTTGAAAATTATCTCCAGTAGACGCTGGTTATCGACGTGTTCCATTACATTGATTGGACTATGTTTCACTTCAGGCATGCCTACAGTGAGTCGCAGTGTGCCCTCTTTCCAGCGCCGGCTGCTGGCACGGGTACAGTCGCGGGTGGTGGATACATCTACAATATAAGGTGACGAGGTAGCAACATTACTGTCTATCAGTTTGGCAACGCATAATACGTCGTGAATCCAGCAACCAGCCAGATGGCGTGTTTGAATGGAATAGTCCATCCACGGACGTGAGGTGCGGACGATAAAGTCAGTAAGCGGATTAGCAAATTTTTCTAGTCTATCCAGATCCTGATGTGTGAGCATAGTCTGTGTGGTGGCATCCAATGGTGCCAGGGTGATATTGGCTCCACTTTCAATCACAATTTTGGCGGCTTCAGGGTCAACGGCAAAATTGGTATCTTTCAAATAGCCTTCTACTTTAAAAACACCACCCATGATAACAATTTCGGCCACAGAACGGGCGAAATCGGGATAAAGCTGAATTGTGTGAGCGATATTGGTTAACGGACCGATTGCCACCACAGTAATTTCACCAGGATTGCTGCACACAAGCTCGCCAATCGCCTGTGCTGCATGTGGTGCACTGTTATCATTGAGTGGCAGTACTGGAGGTAAACTATCCCACAGTGACAGCAATCCTTGTTTACGTACATTATTATCCAGCTGTTCGCGCCAGGGAGCAGCAGGCTCTATCAGTGCCTGTGCGGCACCTTTAACGACAGGAATACTCTGATTTAGTTCCCGCATCAGTTGGCGAGCGACCTGATAGCCGGTGTCGCGCGGAGTATTACCGGCTACGATGGTAATGAGTTCGAGTTTGATTGAGTCTGCAGCCAGTGCCAGTGCCAATGCCAAACCATCATCTACATTTGCGCCTGCAATGCCATTACCCGGATCACAGTCAATCACGATGCGCTTCATAAGGATTACCTATGCCTCAATTGCAACGGAGTCAGTAGCTCTGACTCCGTTATAGATGTTTCAATCAGATTGAATAAGCTCTAAATGGCGTCTTCCACTGCATTCAGATCGCGACCACGAGTTTCAGGAGCGAAGAATGTAGTGATAAAGCCAATACCAGCCATTAAAACAAAGTATATGGCAATCGGCCACCAAGTTTTATAATGATCAAACAAGGCTGAAGCAACTAAGGCTGCGGTACCGCCAGATAGAATACCACCCAGTTCTTTGGCTAATGCCATTTTGGAATAGCGGTTGCGCACGCCAAACAATTCTACGCCATAGGCTGCCTGCACACCAAAAATACCCAATGAAGCCAGACACATACCCACAACAATAATGCTAGCTACGATAAAAGGGTCCCGCGTTTCCAAAAACATATAAGCTGGCACGGCATACAGCATCAGCAGAAAGCAGAACCAGCGATAAACGATACGGCGTCCATAGCGGTCAGACAACCAACCAGCAAAAGGAATCACAAAGAATCCTAACAATGAGGCAACAAATACCGCAGTGGTAGCCACAGTTTTATTGACATGCAGTATTTTAACTACATAGCCGATTACGAATCCTTGCGCGAGGTAAGATGGGCCATTTTCGCCGATTCGCAAGCCTAGCATCACAAAAAATGCTTTATTACGTGCCAGGAATGAAGTTTTGGCAGCTGGTGCTGGTTTGGCATTAGTAGTTTGTGAATCAGATTGTTTTGATTCGTTCTGTTCCTGCTCAAATACGGGTGTTTCGCGTACATGGCGGCGGATAAGTGTGGCAGCAACCGCAATCAGGGCACTGAGAATAAACGGAATACGCCAGCCCCAGCTATTCACATCTTCTGGATCAAGCATTAACACCAATAACCATACCGCAGACGCCACCAATGTGCCACTGTTGGAACCAATGCCAATAATAGAAGCAATCAGGCCGCGGTGTCTGGGCGGAGCATATTCTCCGAGCATAACTGTAGCACCAGAAAGCTCGGCACCGGCACCAAAGCCTTGCACAAAACGCAATATCACCAGCATCAGAGGTGCCCATAGGCCGATAGTGGCATAGCTGGGAATAAAACCAATCAGAGTGGTGGAAATGCCCATCAGAGCGATGGTGGTGACCAGTACAAATTTTCTTCCTTTGCGGTCACCCATGCGCCCGAAGAAAACGGCACCAATTGGGCGTGCAATAAAGCCTACTGAATAAGTGGCAAAACTTGAAAGCAAAGCAATTGTCTGGGTTAATTCTGGAAAAAACACATCTCCAAATACTAGGCCTGCGGCGAGGCCGTATAAAGCAAAATCCACATATTCCATGGTGGTACCAAGCCAGCAGGAAAGTGTTGCCTTAATAAATTCCCGTCGTCCTTCAGGTGTGGCTAAACGTTGTTCAGCTGCGCTCTTCTTATGGCTGTCAACTGACGATTGTAAGTCACTCATTCAAATATCCTATGGTTACAAATCAGGGTGTTACTAGTTAAAACAAAAAGACTAAAACAAAATTTCCAGCACAAACTTGCTGCCAAAATAAGCCAGCATTAGGCTGACAAATGACACAATGACCCACCATGCCACTTTTTTTCCGCGCCAAGCCTGTGTATGGTGTCGTAGCAGGATAACCAAATAGATTAGCCACGACAGCACGCCAAACACCGTTTTATGGGTTAAGCGTGCCGGCTCGCCAAACACGGCCTCGGAAAACACCGTGCCACTAACTGCCGCAATAGTCAGCAGCACAAATCCTGCTTGCAGACCCTGAAACATTAATTTCTCAATGGACAGCAATGGCGGCAGAAAAGATTGCTGAGGTACTGTTTTGCGTCGATGCAGATAATGGTTACGCACCAGCATCAGCACCGCCAGCAATGTGGTGATGCCAAATAGGGCATACGCCAACAATGCCGACAAAACATGTATCATGAATGCGCTATTATGCATGGGATAAGCAGTAGGCTGACCAGGCAGCAGCCAGGCCAACAGCAGCACCGCTGCCGAACAAGGAAACAGCGCCAGCTGCAATCCCTGTAAACGATAGCGAAAACTACCCACCCAATACAGCAGCACCATTAACCAGGTAATCAGATTGAGTGCGTGACCAAATCCCACCAACAGTACCCGTTGCTGCAACATTGGCTGCCATACTGTAAAAGTATGCAGCAGCAATACTGACAGCAACAAGAGCTGCTCACCTCGCAACGGATAGGGCACAGCAGTATGACGTTGCCAACACCGCCAGGCCAGCACCGAAAGTGCGGCATAGGCAAAAATAAGCACCAGCAGCAATAAGCTCATGATTTTTCCGCAGCAATAGCGCGCCAAAATTTGGCGCGCGTAGTGTAAAATAGGCATTTATTTATTGTGATGCCTGCTCAGAAACTGGGCAGGCATCACAACAGGTTGCCATTTTATAACCAAATTGCTTCTTATCCTACCCATTTACTGTGTGAATTGACCAGAAACAGGCAATTTTCACCCGACAGATACAGGCTGCTTACAATTAGCCGGAGATGGTTCCGATGTTAGATAATCTATCAGATCGCTTTAGTAAAATTGCGAAAACCCTGCGCGGACAAGCGCGTTTGAGTGAAGACAATATCAAAGATGCTTTGCGTGAAGTACGCATGGCATTATTAGAAGCCGATGTTGCCCTGCCAGTTGTAAAAACATTTATGGCTTCAGTAAAAGAACGTGCGGTGGGCCAAGAAGTCATTGGCAGCCTGACACCCGGACAAGCATTTATCGGGGTGGTAAATGATGCACTCACCGAGCTGATGGGCACACAGAACAGCAGTCTGAATCTGGCAGCAGTGCCTCCGGCAGTGATTCTGATGGCCGGTTTACAGGGGGCCGGTAAAACCACCACTGTCGGTAAGCTGGCACGCTTGCTGAAAAATGACCAGAAGAAAAAAGTGCTGGTGGTTTCTGCAGACGTGTACCGGCCAGCTGCGATTGAGCAATTAAAATTACTGGCTCAGCAGGTTGAAGTGGACTTTTTTCCGTCACACGAAGGTGAACAACCAGTAAACATAGCCTTAAATGCATTGGATCACGCTAAAAAGCATTTTTATGATGTGCTGATGGTGGATACCGCCGGCCGGCTGGCTATCGACCAGAAAATGATGGATGAAATCCAACAGATTCATGCCGCAATTCATCCGGTGGAAACTTTGTTTGTGGTTGATGCCATGCAGGGTCAGGACGCGGTAAATACGGCTCAGGCATTTAATGATACTCTACCCCTGACTGGTGTAGTGTTAACCAAAATGGACGGTGATGCCCGTGGCGGTGCGGCGCTGTCGGTACGCCATGTAACCGGTAAGCCGATTAAATTTATCGGTGTAGGCGAAAAAATCAATGGTCTTGAACCATTCTATCCTGACCGCCTAGCCTCGCGCATTCTGGGGATGGGTGATGTACTGTCTTTGATTGAAGACGTGCAGAAAGGCATTGATGAAAAAACCGCGCAGCAGATGGCAAAAAAGCTGCACAAAGGCAAAGGTTTTGACCTGAATGACTTTAAAGCACAGATTCAGCAGATGCGCAAAATGGGCGGTATTGAATCGATTATGTCCAAACTGCCAGGTGACATGGGACAAATGGCCAAGCAGGTTCCAGAAGGCACCGCTGAAAAAGCCATGGGTCGAGTGGAGGCAATTATTAATTCGATGACGGCCAAAGAGCGTGCCAACCCTCAGTTGATTAAGGCCAGCCGCAAACGCCGTATTGCCAATGGCTCCGGTGTCAGTGTGCAGGAAGTGAATAAAATGCTTCGCCAGTTTGAACAATCGCAGAAAATGATGAAATCATTTACCAAAGGCGGCATGGGCAAGCTAATGCGCCTAGCTAAAGGCATGAAAGGTATTATGCCGCAATAATTTCTCCTCCTAACGCACTGCCTGAATTTTAATTCAGGCAGTTTTTTTATCTGACACTGTACATTATTATGCATTTAGTCTAAAATAATCATGACAATTAAATTTGTCTTGATTACTTCAATATAACATAAGGAGTACAATGATGCGTAAATTTAATGATAAAGGCTTTTTTTGAGCCAACCAGCAAACGCCGCAAAGGCTACCCGTCTGAAACCAGTGTAAAGCGTGGTCTGGTGCGGATTGTGCATGGCGATAAAGTTCTGCATGAAAAGCTCGGGCGCAATGACCGTTGCCCGTGCGGTTCTGGCCGCAGCTTTTAGGAAATGTTGCCTGAAATCAGGCTGCTTTCGATGGCAGTAACAGACATGATTATTACCGTTGATTATCCTCAGATAAACGGACACATTATTTAATCACCCTTTAAAAACTTTCCCCTGAATAAGCCTGTAAATCACTATTATTCAGGGGGAATTATTTATACTTAGACTCAGACATAAATTTTTGTTTTTAGCTATTTCTAGATTTTTAATCATCTGTTCTAAGCCATTTGCACTATGGCTACTTCACTAGCCAATTAATACATTAGGAAAATATTACTCCTTATGTTCACACCTTAAGCTGTAATACTTTAGACATTAATGAAATTAATTTAATTACTGCTTGTACCATTCTTAAACTAAAACAACTATAAACATGGTTTCAACTTAGTTCTGCCACTATCTCTAGAATGACAAAAAAAATAGAAATAACATGTTATCAACAGTACCAGAAAGCA
This portion of the Snodgrassella alvi genome encodes:
- the ffh gene encoding signal recognition particle protein, whose protein sequence is MLDNLSDRFSKIAKTLRGQARLSEDNIKDALREVRMALLEADVALPVVKTFMASVKERAVGQEVIGSLTPGQAFIGVVNDALTELMGTQNSSLNLAAVPPAVILMAGLQGAGKTTTVGKLARLLKNDQKKKVLVVSADVYRPAAIEQLKLLAQQVEVDFFPSHEGEQPVNIALNALDHAKKHFYDVLMVDTAGRLAIDQKMMDEIQQIHAAIHPVETLFVVDAMQGQDAVNTAQAFNDTLPLTGVVLTKMDGDARGGAALSVRHVTGKPIKFIGVGEKINGLEPFYPDRLASRILGMGDVLSLIEDVQKGIDEKTAQQMAKKLHKGKGFDLNDFKAQIQQMRKMGGIESIMSKLPGDMGQMAKQVPEGTAEKAMGRVEAIINSMTAKERANPQLIKASRKRRIANGSGVSVQEVNKMLRQFEQSQKMMKSFTKGGMGKLMRLAKGMKGIMPQ
- a CDS encoding nitroreductase family protein; this encodes MSNALIEAIEKRRTQYALGKNITQEQEEITALIEQAVKLSPSAFNSQSSRVVVLFNQQSEKFWHIVMNELRAIVPADKFAPTEAKINGFAAGIGTILFYEDLQTIAGLQQQYPSYAEQFPIWSDQGSGIAQFAVWTALANAGIGASLQHYNPLPDAAAAKEWQIPDSWKLRAMMPFGSNEAPFPEKTFIDDTERFKVFY
- a CDS encoding AzlC family ABC transporter permease — its product is MSSASVPSPAQEIKRGLITALPLMLSFIPFAMVLGAQAIQKGMSTGEISLLTALNFAGGSEFVAVNLWTSPPHLLLIALMTLLVNSRHILMSAALTPYLSALSKRKVLASLFFMCDESWALTVTDIKKSPAQTFSYYFFLASGIGLYLSWVGFTTLGALIGPLIGDVSHYGFDMAFVAVFLVLIKGMWKGIKAAIPWVVSLLVAIVTYNLLPGAWYVLLGTLAGLALAFIMAAYD
- a CDS encoding nucleoside hydrolase, with product MKRIVIDCDPGNGIAGANVDDGLALALALAADSIKLELITIVAGNTPRDTGYQVARQLMRELNQSIPVVKGAAQALIEPAAPWREQLDNNVRKQGLLSLWDSLPPVLPLNDNSAPHAAQAIGELVCSNPGEITVVAIGPLTNIAHTIQLYPDFARSVAEIVIMGGVFKVEGYLKDTNFAVDPEAAKIVIESGANITLAPLDATTQTMLTHQDLDRLEKFANPLTDFIVRTSRPWMDYSIQTRHLAGCWIHDVLCVAKLIDSNVATSSPYIVDVSTTRDCTRASSRRWKEGTLRLTVGMPEVKHSPINVMEHVDNQRLLEIIFNALGQFRC
- a CDS encoding AzlD family protein, with protein sequence MIDLSALCTILAMAAVTYITRISGYLLLRRRKLSPRLTRVLESIPGCVLIAVIAPAFATTQPANLLAVIITLLLAWRFSLLPTVILSVGITAVLRHLLLY
- a CDS encoding MFS transporter, with the protein product MSDLQSSVDSHKKSAAEQRLATPEGRREFIKATLSCWLGTTMEYVDFALYGLAAGLVFGDVFFPELTQTIALLSSFATYSVGFIARPIGAVFFGRMGDRKGRKFVLVTTIALMGISTTLIGFIPSYATIGLWAPLMLVILRFVQGFGAGAELSGATVMLGEYAPPRHRGLIASIIGIGSNSGTLVASAVWLLVLMLDPEDVNSWGWRIPFILSALIAVAATLIRRHVRETPVFEQEQNESKQSDSQTTNAKPAPAAKTSFLARNKAFFVMLGLRIGENGPSYLAQGFVIGYVVKILHVNKTVATTAVFVASLLGFFVIPFAGWLSDRYGRRIVYRWFCFLLMLYAVPAYMFLETRDPFIVASIIVVGMCLASLGIFGVQAAYGVELFGVRNRYSKMALAKELGGILSGGTAALVASALFDHYKTWWPIAIYFVLMAGIGFITTFFAPETRGRDLNAVEDAI
- a CDS encoding YiiX/YebB-like N1pC/P60 family cysteine hydrolase, producing MSKKLIRTWFTAVVFLLFSLNAYAQKPFHLQNGDLIFIEECDGGMNSAIKAATSGLDGYNFTHVGIVWQKKNGQTSIIEATPPKVRITPVQTYLHPKNQQCVPRAVVGRLKAQYQPLIPAAITSARQKVGKPYDNAFNIHNDQYYCSELIYQIFKEANHGKEVFPLRAMTFKSKETGEFPVYWVEHFKKMGIPIPEGEQGNNPGDMSRSDLIDIVHFYQ
- a CDS encoding SEC-C metal-binding domain-containing protein; amino-acid sequence: MIKAFFEPTSKRRKGYPSETSVKRGLVRIVHGDKVLHEKLGRNDRCPCGSGRSF
- a CDS encoding inner membrane protein YpjD; the encoded protein is MSLLLLVLIFAYAALSVLAWRCWQRHTAVPYPLRGEQLLLLSVLLLHTFTVWQPMLQQRVLLVGFGHALNLITWLMVLLYWVGSFRYRLQGLQLALFPCSAAVLLLAWLLPGQPTAYPMHNSAFMIHVLSALLAYALFGITTLLAVLMLVRNHYLHRRKTVPQQSFLPPLLSIEKLMFQGLQAGFVLLTIAAVSGTVFSEAVFGEPARLTHKTVFGVLSWLIYLVILLRHHTQAWRGKKVAWWVIVSFVSLMLAYFGSKFVLEILF
- a CDS encoding MurR/RpiR family transcriptional regulator; this encodes MLTKISQKLPELSAAEKRVAECVLAQTKWFVHAAVANIAKEARVSQPTVIRFCRSMGYSGLPEFKLNLSASIGHEGMPYVHEELNSTDSMQDVLNKVIANTAATVLGSRKSLNASELDTAVRMMATARRIEFYGAGNSGIVAMDAQHKLFRFGLSTVAYTDSHVQLMAAAVLSPQDVLVVISHSGSSRDLLDAIKIAKGNGARIIGLTRAGSPVAQVCDCVISVVTPEDSEKYTPMISRLLQLMVIDMLTIGLALHLGENVSEMLAKTKAGVKLKFLQH